The Rubricoccus marinus nucleotide sequence CGCTCGCCACGCCGTCGGATACGTCGATCAGCGACGTGGGCTGGAAGCCGACCTCGCGCCAGAGGCGCACGCGGTCCAGCCGCGCCTGCGGCATGAGGTGGCGTTCCAGCGGCGTCGGGAACTGGCCGAGGTCGATGGGGGCAGCGTCGGGCGTGAGTGAGATCGTCGGCGAGCCATCGCCCGAGGTCTCGGCGGCCTCTGGCGGGGCGCCAGAGGCGAGCGTCTGCTCTTTGCCGCGGAGCAAGAGCTCCAGGCCAGCCGCTGAGGCGCCGAGGTCGCCGGTCACGCACAGCACCTCGCCGGGCGCTGCGCCCGCGCGTGTGACGATGCGCTCGGTCTCGGCCTCACCGAGAACGGTGACGGAGACGACGAGCCGCGCGCTGGCCGAGATGTCGCCGCCGGCCACGGTGCAGCCGTAGCGCTCGCACGCCTGCGCGATGCCGGTGTAGAGCGCCTCGGCGCCTTCCACCGAGAGGTTGTTGGGCAGGCCGAGCGCGACCGTCACGAGCGTCGGCGTGGCGTTCATGGCGCATACGTCGCTCACGCTCGCGGCGACGCACTTCCAGCCCAGCGCGCGCAGCGGCGCGAACGTGCGGTCGAAGTGGACGCCCTCGACGAACAGGTCCGTCGTGATGACCTGCGAGCGGCCGCCTCCGAGGTCCGAGACCGCGGCATCGTCGCCGATCGGCGTGGTCAGGGACTCGGAGCGGGCGGCGTCGCCGAGCACCTCCTGCAGGCGCGCGATGAGGCCGAACTCGCCGACCTCGGAGACGGGGGTGAACACGGGGCTGTCGGACATAGCGGTCGGGGCCTCTGGCGCCAGAGGCGGCTTCTGGAGAGTGCGCCAGCCTACGGCCTCTGGCGCGGGGCGTCCGGGAGGAGCGGGCGAAAAGACCGCGCAGGGACGGTGACGCGAGGGGAGGGGTGCGGGATGTGCGCGCCTGGCGCGCGGGGACGGGGGATCGGCAGAGAAGCCTCTGGCGCCAGAGGCGAGCGCAACCCCGGAGCGGCGCCAGAGGCGGCCGGCTCTCCCTAGCTTCCGGGCACGCACCCCGACCTATGAGCCGCATCATCCATGCGGGCGACACGCCCGCCAAGCGCCGCCGCCAACTCGAACGCTCCTGCGCCGAAGCGCTGCGCACCCTCGGCGCCAAGCCCGCGCTCGCCTCTGGCGTGTGGGACCTGGAGGCCAAAGACCTCGCGGCGTTCCTCGCCATCAACCTGCGCGATATCGGCGAGACCATCGAGGGCAGCGCCCAAGCTTGGGACGACCGCAACTACTGGAAAAAGGCCGAGAAGCTGCGCGCCGACTGGCGCTGGGCGCCCCAGACCGCCGAGGCGATGGAGACGGCGCTCCTCGCCGCAGACTGGGAGGGAGCGACCGACGCCCTCGTTTCCCTGATCCCGCGCTTCGCGCACGTCAACGTCGGCAAAAAGCTGCGCGACGCCGATTGGTGGGTGGGCGCCTTCCGCGCGCTGGAGAAGCGCGCCGCGAGAGCTTGAGCGTCAACGCGATCCTCTTTGAGCGCGCCGTGACGTGGAGACGATGGGTGTACCTCTGCCTCGGCGTTTCTTACCTCGGTGCTGCTTGGCTCAACGCGTTTACTGAGCCTTTCCCGTGTCGGCACGTTCAATATCCATTCTTGCCTCCGCTGATCGGAGGTGTTCTACTTCTCACAGCAGCGGCACGGCCCTCAGGTGTGACGTGGCTCGGAGTGTGTGTGTGGGCAGTGTGGAATGCGTCGCAGCGGCCAATAGCTTCCATCGAGTGCATTGAGTCGATCTCCATCATGAAGCGCAGTCCGTTTGAGAAGGCGGAGATGTTGCTTGAGGGGCATCGGGAAGACGTAGTGGTAGCGCTATTGTTTGGCCTCCTCCTGGCCGCGCTGTGGCCGCACGGGTGGCGTCTCTCCTCAGAATGAGCATGCAGATTCGAGAGCGCGAGGGCCGGCGCGAGATCCTGGACCCCGTGCGGCGCCAGTGGGTCGCGCTCACGCCCGAGGAGGGCGTGCGCCAGCGGCTGATTGCATTGCTGTTCTCGCTCGGCTATCCCGCCGGGCTTCTGGCCGTGGAGAAAAAGGTGGAGCACCTCGGTCGCCTCTGGCGCGCCGACGTGGTCGCCTACGACCGGCGCCAGAGGCCCGTGTTGCTGGCCGAGTGCAAGGCGCCGGGGCTCGCCATCGCTCAGGCCACGTTCGACCAACTCGCGCGGTACAACGCCGTTCTCGGGGCGCGCGCGCTTGTCGCCACCAACGGCGACGCGCTGCGCACCTGCGTCCAAGACGAAGGCGGCCTCTGGCGGTGGGTGGGCGGCGTGCCGCCGTTTGCGGCTCTCGACGCGGCACCGTAAGGGAGTGATGCGCGCCCCTACACGGTATCGGGGCGCCAGAGGCTACACGCCGAAAAGCTTGTCCGTGCCCTCGCGGAACAGCGCCGCGCCGCCCTGGGAGGGGTGGCGGACGTACGTGCTCTCCACGCCAACTGCGGTCAGCGCTCGCTCTGCCACGCGGCCCAGCGCGATCACGCGCCCCGGCTGCACGGCCTCCACGACCGCCGCGAGCGCGTCGGCGAACTGGCGGATCTCGCGCACGCGCGGTGCGCGGATCGTGAGCGGCTCGTCCGGTTTGTGCGGATGAAACGGGACAGCGTTCCAGGTCCAGAAGCGGCCCCAGCGCGGAAGCATCTGGCGCCAGTAGATGCCGCCGGAGTACTCCTTGAGCGGCTCGCCGTGGAGCGCGCGGAGCGAGGTCGCGCGGCCATCCAGCGGGAAGTCCGGGTCCAAGAGCTGCTGCTCGCTCACGAGCGGCACGCCCGAGAAGCGGCAGCCCCACGGACCGGGCGCCTCGGCCACTATCAGGGCCTCTGGCGGCGCAGCGAGGGTGAGCGCGGAGGCGCGGATGTTCTCGCGCCGGATCTGCGCCGCGCCGTCCATATCCAGCGCGGGGT carries:
- a CDS encoding type I restriction enzyme HsdR N-terminal domain-containing protein, encoding MSMQIREREGRREILDPVRRQWVALTPEEGVRQRLIALLFSLGYPAGLLAVEKKVEHLGRLWRADVVAYDRRQRPVLLAECKAPGLAIAQATFDQLARYNAVLGARALVATNGDALRTCVQDEGGLWRWVGGVPPFAALDAAP
- a CDS encoding uracil-DNA glycosylase, which produces MPDPTPGDRLWRALQTHVLDAPGGPALVNPYTYEDPALDMDGAAQIRRENIRASALTLAAPPEALIVAEAPGPWGCRFSGVPLVSEQQLLDPDFPLDGRATSLRALHGEPLKEYSGGIYWRQMLPRWGRFWTWNAVPFHPHKPDEPLTIRAPRVREIRQFADALAAVVEAVQPGRVIALGRVAERALTAVGVESTYVRHPSQGGAALFREGTDKLFGV
- the thiL gene encoding thiamine-phosphate kinase, whose product is MSDSPVFTPVSEVGEFGLIARLQEVLGDAARSESLTTPIGDDAAVSDLGGGRSQVITTDLFVEGVHFDRTFAPLRALGWKCVAASVSDVCAMNATPTLVTVALGLPNNLSVEGAEALYTGIAQACERYGCTVAGGDISASARLVVSVTVLGEAETERIVTRAGAAPGEVLCVTGDLGASAAGLELLLRGKEQTLASGAPPEAAETSGDGSPTISLTPDAAPIDLGQFPTPLERHLMPQARLDRVRLWREVGFQPTSLIDVSDGVASEAHHLSIQSTVGVVVEAGLLPVHIQTMQAAEALAKRAETWALYGGEDYELMFTAPQEALEVLPKDSYAVVGNIVEPEEGVALRMPDGTVIPMEADGFKHF